Proteins co-encoded in one Rhopalosiphum maidis isolate BTI-1 chromosome 2, ASM367621v3, whole genome shotgun sequence genomic window:
- the LOC113553090 gene encoding facilitated trehalose transporter Tret1-like, producing MAELKSSKLDAENARNEYNLFKSSLAQIGTIIVQNVIMLGFGMSLAIPTVVIGSLMSDDGVVDDGGDTMTLTETEASWYGSVLLVCHPTGGLLSGVLQEIVGRKWCMALVSLPQLVGWYVLWRAGNAFDLYVSCVALGLSMGLSEAPVLTYVGETVEPRLRGPLSSVSTFTIMLGSFVAYLMSTVMPWRTVAMINMAVPVVSFAAVVLLTPESPVWLLSRNRPAEAKKSLAYLRGCASTADVEDEFSELSIYAGFNKSVDLEQYVDCGIDQRRLSYVKYLQINTNDTTNAEIDILANQSQTGFLDTLKSFWTPELNRPFFFIMLFFFFWSFATFIPAKPYLIAVFSEIGLPCTAQWTLVYTSILTLVGTLLNVLTVAKLGKRPITLVSMALCAFSMLGIGIYMVSTTYFSFSSTWIPMILLNALFFFSGYGVFPIPWMLVSEIYPTKGRGIASGLTAALAFLMTFILTKSFLEMQEWFTLPGLFIVYGSITLIGTLYLYACMPETENKTLQDIEHFFIGDLDDYEDCNNLS from the exons ATGGCCGAACTTAAATCGTCAAAACTAGACGCGGAAAATGCCAGGAACGAgtacaatttgtttaaatcatCATTAGCTCaa ATCGGTACGATAATCGTGCAGAACGTTATAATGTTGGGCTTTGGCATGTCGCTGGCCATACCGACGGTGGTCATCGGGTCGCTGATGTCGGACGATGGCGTCGTCGACGACGGCGGCGACACAATGACCTTGACGGAAACGGAAGCGTCGTGGTACGGCAGCGTGCTATTGGTGTGCCACCCGACGGGAGGCCTGCTGTCGGGCGTGCTGCAGGAGATCGTGGGCCGCAAGTGGTGCATGGCCCTGGTGAGCCTACCGCAGCTGGTCGGCTGGTACGTGCTGTGGCGGGCCGGCAATGCGTTCGATCTGTACGTGTCGTGCGTGGCGCTGGGCCTGAGCATGGGCCTGAGCGAGGCGCCAGTGCTGACGTATGTGGGCGAGACGGTCGAGCCCAGGCTCCGGGGCCCCCTGTCGTCGGTGTCCACGTTCACCATCATGCTCGGTTCGTTCGTCGCTTACCTCATGTCGACTGTCATGCCGTGGCGGACGGTTGCCATGATCAACATGGCCGTGCCCGTCGTGTCGTTCGCCGCCGTCGTGCTCCTG actCCTGAATCGCCGGTATGGCTGTTGTCCAGGAACAGGCCAGCCGAGGCGAAAAAGTCGTTAGCTTACTTGAGAGGTTGCGCGAGCACAGCCGACGTGGAAGATGAGTTTTCCGAGCTTTCGATTTACGCAGGATTTAACAAGTCCGTCGATCTCGAGCAGTACGTCGATTGCGGAATAGACCAACGGCGTCTGTCGTACGTCAAGTACTTGCAGATCAACACCAACGACACTACTAATG cCGAAATTGACATTCTCGCCAATCAAAGTCAGACTGGTTTTCTGGACACGCTGAAAAGTTTTTGGACGCCTGAACTCAATCGGccgttttttttcattatgctCTTCTTTTTCTTCTGGTCGTTCGCCACATTCATACCGGCCAAACCATACCTGATAGCCGTTTTCAGTGAAATCGGTTTACCGTGCACTGCTCAGTGGACACTG gtCTATACTTCTATATTGACTCTAGTAGGAACTCTTTTGAACGTGTTGACCGTTGCCAAGCTCGGAAAACGTCCTATCACATTGGTTTCGATGGCTCTCTGTGCTTTTTCGATGCTCGGAATTGGAATATATATGGTTTCTACTACGTATTTCTCGTTTTCGTCAACGTGGATaccgatgatattattaaacgcCTTGTTCTTCTTCTCCGGTTACGGTGTGTTTCCTATTCCATGGATGTTGGTCAGTGAAATATATCCGACAAA AGGACGCGGCATCGCAAGTGGACTGACTGCCGCGTTGGCGTTTTTGATGACAttcattttgacaaaatcatttttggaAATGCAAGAGTGGTTCACACTCCCTGGGCTGTTCATCGTCTACGGATCGATTACATTAATCGGAACTCTCTATTTGTATGCGTGCATGCCCGAGACCGAAAACAAAACGCTGCAAGATATCGAACACTTTTTCATTGGTGACTTGGACGACTACGAGGACTGCAATAATCTAAGCTGA
- the LOC113553023 gene encoding LOW QUALITY PROTEIN: facilitated trehalose transporter Tret1-like (The sequence of the model RefSeq protein was modified relative to this genomic sequence to represent the inferred CDS: inserted 2 bases in 1 codon), whose product MVHVCISSKITFEVEWKFVLICRKQKKYXVYEMESNNNYKYGIKSTFSQCLALVGAGFLQVGVGTQLICSTVIIGALSDNSNENEWLTMNIEQMSWFGSLLYLCTPLGSVISSLVLNRLGHKNCMIITNIPFLVSQIMFFYAENVETMYACSIIMGLGVGFSGGPFSAYIGEVCEPKLRGALMSATNVFFFGGSLLFTTIYAITRQWRLTVLANMAIPIITIVILCMSPDSPLWLLSKGKNEKAQRTLGKLRGWVTHDKCSNEFHEMVVFMSANKNSSNDKNGKNDSECSWKQLFQPDVLKPFRLLLIYFFFSNLLSGVPFGPYLVVVLLTFGANVDVQWTVAFSLGIAIVGGILTIFLVNRLGKRFLTLTTLSICSICYISIGLIGVYWTDTNQIKSWLLLISFFISTFVASFGIMPIGWILLTEIFPMKSRNITCSICSTLSFILTFFMTKYYPNVVDLVDFYNTFTIFGFGGLIGCVYFYFCLPETENKTLQEISECFK is encoded by the exons ATGGTACATGTTTGCATATCTTCTAAGATTACTTTTGAAGTTGAATGGAAATTTG ttttaatttgcagaaaacaaaagaaata agtttatgaaatggagtctaataataactataaatatggtATTAAATCCACTTTTTCTcaa tGTTTAGCGTTAGTTGGAGCTGGATTCTTACAAGTCGGAGTCGGAACACAACTGATCTGTTCGACAGTAATCATAGGAGCATTATCGGACAattcaaatgaaaatgaatGGCTAACCATGAATATTGAGCAGATGTCTTGGTTCG GAAGTCTGCTGTATCTGTGCACACCTCTGGGCAGCGTAATCTCATCGCTGGTGCTGAATCGACTCGGTCACAAAAACTGCATGATAATCACCAATATACCGTTCTTGGTGTCTCAGATCATGTTTTTCTACGCAGAAAATGTAGAGACCATGTACGCGTGCTCGATAATAATGGGTTTGGGCGTAGGATTTTCAGGCGGCCCGTTTTCCGCATACATTGGCGAAGTGTGCGAACCAAAGCTCAGGGGTGCCCTGATGTCGGCGACGAACGTGTTCTTCTTCGGTGGTTCGCTGCTGTTCACCACCATTTACGCGATCACCAGACAGTGGAGATTGACCGTACTCGCCAACATGGCGATACCGATCATTACTATTGTGATTTTGTGCATG agTCCAGATTCTCCGTTGTGGTTACTGTCCAAGGGCAAGAACGAAAAAGCGCAACGGACGCTTGGCAAGTTACGGGGATGGGTGACACACGATAAGTGTTCAAACGAATTTCATGAAATGGTAGTGTTCATGTCTGCGAATAAAAACTCgtcaa ATGACAAAAACGGCAAAAATGATTCGGAATGTTCTTGGAAACAACTGTTTCAGCCTGACGTACTTAAACCTTTTCGACTACTGCTCATATActtctttttttcaaatttattatctgGAGTACCGTTCGGGCCGTATCTGGTAGtagtattattaactttcgGCGCCAACGTTGACGTTCAATGGACCGTA gCTTTTTCGTTGGGTATAGCTATAGTTGGAGGCATATTAACCATTTTCTTGGTGAACAGACTTGGAAAACGATTTCTCACTTTAACGACGTTGTCAATTTGttctatttgttatatatcaATCGGATTGATTGGTGTCTATTGGACGGatacaaatcaaataaaatcttGGTTATTACTAATATCTTTCTTTATTAGTACGTTCGTGGCATCATTCGGTATAATGCCAATCGGATGGATACTTCTTACTGAAATATTCCCCATGAA GAGTAGAAACATAACCTGTAGTATTTGTTCGACGCTGTCTTTCATTCTCACTTTTTTCATGACCAAGTATTACCCAAATGTCGTTGATTTAGTGGATTTCTACAATACGTTTACTATATTCGGATTTGGAGGTTTGATCGGTTgtgtttatttctatttttgtcTACCTGAAACCGAAAACAAAACATTGCAAGAAATATCAGAGtgcttcaaataa